A window from Microbacterium ginsengiterrae encodes these proteins:
- a CDS encoding Na(+)/H(+) antiporter subunit C encodes MDVSLTLIIVMAVLFAAGVYAMLERSLTRVLIGFMLLGNATNLLLLIVMGVPGNAPFFGYSDVSDPLPQALTLTAIVITFAVTAFLLALIYRSWQLGQADTVEDDEADIALRERTDADEDVMDDEDDAGDEDATTDFVDVRTAPITVLHMKDHPSIHDDAPTDRAWGTNPAAAGPADPDSTGETGRGSDEGEGRS; translated from the coding sequence ATGGATGTCTCCCTGACCCTCATCATCGTCATGGCCGTGCTCTTCGCCGCCGGCGTCTACGCGATGCTCGAACGCAGCCTCACGCGCGTCCTCATCGGGTTCATGCTGCTCGGCAACGCGACCAACCTCCTGCTGCTCATCGTCATGGGCGTGCCAGGCAACGCTCCCTTCTTCGGGTACAGCGATGTCAGCGATCCGCTGCCTCAGGCGCTCACCCTGACCGCCATCGTCATCACGTTCGCCGTCACGGCGTTCCTGCTCGCCCTCATCTACCGCTCCTGGCAGCTCGGCCAGGCCGACACCGTCGAGGACGACGAGGCCGACATCGCCCTGCGCGAGCGCACGGATGCCGATGAGGACGTCATGGACGACGAGGACGACGCCGGCGACGAGGATGCGACGACCGACTTCGTCGACGTGCGCACCGCTCCGATCACCGTTCTGCACATGAAGGATCACCCCTCGATACACGACGACGCCCCGACCGACCGGGCATGGGGCACCAACCCCGCGGCCGCCGGACCCGCAGACCCCGACTCCACCGGAGAGACCGGTCGCGGTTCCGATGAGGGCGAGGGCCGCTCGTGA
- a CDS encoding monovalent cation/H+ antiporter complex subunit F, whose product MNVLLMIIIAVFSIAAVLAVVRIIRGPSILDRAVASDVLLTEVMCVLGAEMAINGHTRSIPVLLIIAAVGVFGSISVARYVARRDNTTS is encoded by the coding sequence ATGAACGTCCTCCTCATGATCATCATCGCGGTGTTCAGCATCGCCGCCGTGCTCGCAGTGGTCCGCATCATCCGCGGACCGTCCATCCTCGACAGGGCCGTGGCATCCGACGTCCTCCTCACCGAGGTGATGTGCGTGCTCGGCGCGGAGATGGCGATCAACGGCCACACCCGCAGCATCCCGGTGCTCCTCATCATCGCCGCGGTCGGGGTGTTCGGGTCGATCTCCGTGGCGCGGTACGTCGCACGAAGGGACAACACGACATCATGA
- a CDS encoding Na+/H+ antiporter subunit E, protein MRAETRKIVLRDIALQLPFLAWLIVLWMLVWNQFTLLSAITGLIVAVFVTRVFRLPTIELTARINLWYLATFIIRFLWAVVRGAVAVSAQVFDFRRQPGAAIIAVPLQYPDDLIMTHVAVTSSLIPGSLVVEADRDRGILYLHIIGVRNMDDVEKQRQGVLQWERRIVRALGTPAQYRALKANQRAGGAR, encoded by the coding sequence GTGAGAGCCGAGACCCGCAAGATCGTGCTGCGCGACATCGCGCTGCAACTGCCCTTCCTCGCCTGGCTCATCGTGCTGTGGATGCTGGTGTGGAACCAGTTCACACTGCTGTCGGCGATCACGGGCCTCATCGTCGCGGTGTTCGTCACCCGCGTCTTCCGCCTGCCGACGATCGAACTGACCGCCCGCATCAACCTCTGGTACCTGGCCACGTTCATCATCCGGTTCCTCTGGGCCGTCGTGCGCGGCGCCGTGGCCGTCTCCGCGCAGGTGTTCGACTTCCGCCGGCAGCCCGGCGCCGCCATCATCGCGGTGCCGCTGCAGTACCCGGACGACCTGATCATGACCCACGTCGCCGTCACGTCGTCACTGATCCCCGGGTCGCTCGTCGTCGAGGCCGACCGCGACCGCGGCATCCTGTACCTGCACATCATCGGAGTCAGGAACATGGACGACGTCGAGAAGCAGCGACAGGGCGTGCTGCAGTGGGAGCGGCGGATCGTCCGCGCGCTCGGCACGCCGGCGCAGTATCGTGCACTCAAGGCCAACCAGCGGGCGGGAGGAGCGCGATGA
- a CDS encoding Na+/H+ antiporter subunit A: MIVLLAVFLAGALILPALVRWLGAQAFAIAALIPAAAFVHALMMTPMVLADDPAPFESISWIPQLGLNLSMRMDVLGWLLTLIVTGVGALVLLYCRWYFYDETTGLGQFAGVLLGFAGAMYGLVLTDDIIMLVMFWEVTSILSYLLIGHYRRRAASRRAALQALLVTTLGGLVMFVGVVLLAVAAGTTSIVEILALAPSGPIVNAAVVMLLIGAISKSAIFPFHFWLPGAMAAPTPVSAYLHAAAMVKAGIYLIARFAPVFALSEPWRPIVVSLGVFTMLLGGIQALRETDLKRVLAFGTVSQLGFFTVMVGYGTQAAALAGVALVLAHALFKSALFLIVGVIDRQLSTRDIRELSGVGRQAPVMATAAFIAVASMAGVAPTLGFVGKESALTALLDDAIGGSAWGLVALIGVILGSMLTTAYGVRFVWGAFWRKKDAAGERLPETEWPDPPVGFLSAPIILAGLTLAAGLGAPALDVALHGYAITAVPGLDPEGLPLEGPGHLALWHGFEPALGISILSILLGIGLFLLTRRTGWDARPRLLPFTAADVYALVMRGVDRLSVLTTTLTQRGSLPVYVGTIFVVVVAAEVTALLASDVDRLNLSAWHTPTQIAVAPIMAIAAVYAVQARKRYTGVVLVSVTGIGMVALFATSGAPDLALTQILVETVTLVTFALVLRRLPARMGEHNASVSRIPRALLAIGTGLTMAFVVIVATQARVAEPISVAFPDLAYKLGHGQNVVNVALVDLRGWDTMGELSVLVLAATGVASLVFVTHRSDMLAQRPALPKRIRRKARIAPLVETTDGVRFQTAENSSNPIAWLVGGQRMKPEDRSILLEVIVRILFHTIIVVSIYLLFAGHNQPGGGFAGGLVAGMALVMRYIAGGRWELGAAAPADAGRLLGAGLILAAGTAVVPLLFGLAPLTSAFWEWEIPGIGHIEFVTSTIFDIGVYLVVIGLVLDVLRSLGAEVDRQAQQMHARGVSI, from the coding sequence ATGATAGTGCTCCTTGCTGTGTTCCTCGCAGGGGCCCTCATCCTTCCTGCGTTGGTACGTTGGCTGGGAGCGCAGGCGTTCGCGATCGCCGCACTCATTCCCGCTGCGGCATTCGTCCACGCGCTGATGATGACCCCGATGGTCCTGGCGGATGATCCGGCGCCGTTCGAGTCCATCTCCTGGATTCCTCAGCTCGGACTGAATCTCTCGATGCGCATGGACGTGCTCGGGTGGCTGCTCACGCTCATCGTCACGGGGGTCGGCGCGCTCGTCCTGCTGTACTGCCGGTGGTACTTCTACGACGAGACGACGGGCCTCGGTCAGTTCGCCGGCGTGCTGCTCGGCTTCGCCGGTGCGATGTACGGACTCGTCCTCACCGACGACATCATCATGCTCGTGATGTTCTGGGAAGTCACGAGCATCCTCTCCTACCTCCTCATCGGCCACTACCGACGCCGCGCCGCCAGCCGTCGTGCCGCCCTGCAGGCGCTCCTGGTGACCACGCTCGGCGGCCTGGTGATGTTCGTCGGGGTCGTGCTGCTGGCCGTGGCGGCAGGCACGACGAGCATCGTCGAGATCCTCGCTCTGGCACCGTCCGGTCCGATCGTGAACGCCGCCGTCGTCATGCTGCTTATCGGCGCGATCAGCAAGTCCGCGATCTTCCCGTTCCACTTCTGGCTGCCAGGCGCCATGGCGGCTCCGACGCCGGTCAGCGCCTACCTGCACGCCGCGGCCATGGTCAAGGCGGGCATCTACCTCATCGCCCGCTTCGCCCCCGTGTTCGCCCTGTCCGAGCCGTGGCGGCCCATCGTCGTCTCGCTCGGTGTCTTCACGATGCTGCTCGGTGGGATCCAGGCGCTGCGCGAGACCGACCTCAAGCGTGTGCTCGCCTTCGGCACGGTGAGCCAGCTCGGCTTCTTCACCGTCATGGTCGGCTACGGCACGCAGGCCGCCGCGTTGGCGGGTGTCGCACTCGTGCTCGCGCACGCGCTGTTCAAGTCGGCGCTGTTCCTCATCGTCGGCGTCATCGACCGTCAGCTCTCCACACGAGACATCCGAGAGCTCTCCGGAGTCGGCAGGCAGGCTCCCGTCATGGCGACTGCGGCGTTCATCGCCGTCGCATCCATGGCCGGCGTCGCCCCCACCCTCGGATTCGTCGGCAAGGAGTCGGCGCTCACCGCACTCCTCGACGACGCGATCGGTGGATCCGCATGGGGCCTCGTCGCCCTGATCGGCGTCATCCTCGGCTCCATGCTCACCACGGCATACGGCGTGCGGTTCGTGTGGGGCGCGTTCTGGCGCAAGAAGGATGCCGCGGGAGAGAGGCTTCCGGAGACCGAGTGGCCTGACCCGCCGGTCGGCTTCCTCTCCGCCCCCATCATCCTCGCCGGGCTCACGCTCGCCGCCGGCCTCGGTGCCCCGGCGCTGGATGTCGCGCTGCACGGGTACGCGATCACGGCCGTCCCCGGCCTCGACCCGGAAGGCCTGCCGCTCGAGGGCCCGGGACACCTGGCGCTGTGGCACGGATTCGAGCCGGCGCTGGGGATCTCGATCCTGTCGATCCTGCTCGGCATCGGGCTGTTCCTCCTCACCCGCCGCACCGGCTGGGACGCGCGACCGCGTCTGCTCCCATTCACGGCCGCCGATGTCTACGCGCTCGTCATGCGCGGTGTCGACCGCCTGTCCGTCCTCACCACGACGCTGACGCAGCGTGGTTCACTGCCGGTCTACGTCGGGACGATCTTCGTCGTCGTCGTCGCCGCCGAGGTCACCGCGCTGCTCGCCAGCGACGTCGACCGCCTGAACCTCTCGGCTTGGCACACGCCCACCCAGATCGCCGTGGCGCCCATCATGGCGATCGCCGCGGTGTATGCCGTGCAGGCGCGCAAGCGGTACACGGGCGTCGTGCTCGTCTCGGTCACCGGAATCGGCATGGTCGCGCTGTTCGCGACCAGCGGTGCGCCCGACCTCGCCCTCACGCAGATCCTCGTCGAGACCGTCACGCTCGTGACCTTCGCCCTCGTGCTCCGTCGCCTCCCGGCTCGCATGGGCGAGCACAATGCCTCCGTCTCGCGCATCCCGCGCGCTCTGCTGGCGATCGGCACGGGGCTGACGATGGCCTTCGTCGTGATCGTCGCCACTCAGGCGAGGGTCGCGGAGCCGATCTCCGTCGCCTTCCCCGATCTGGCATACAAGCTCGGCCACGGCCAGAACGTGGTGAACGTGGCACTGGTCGACCTGCGCGGATGGGACACGATGGGCGAGCTCTCCGTCCTCGTGCTCGCCGCGACCGGTGTCGCCTCCCTCGTCTTCGTCACGCACCGCTCCGACATGCTCGCCCAGCGTCCGGCGCTTCCCAAGCGCATCCGCCGCAAGGCGCGCATCGCACCCCTGGTCGAGACCACCGACGGCGTGCGGTTCCAGACGGCGGAGAACAGCAGCAACCCGATCGCCTGGCTCGTCGGAGGCCAGCGGATGAAGCCGGAGGACCGCTCGATCCTGCTCGAGGTCATCGTGCGCATCCTCTTCCACACGATCATCGTCGTGTCGATCTACCTCCTGTTCGCCGGTCACAACCAACCGGGCGGCGGTTTCGCCGGCGGCCTCGTCGCCGGCATGGCACTGGTCATGCGCTACATCGCCGGCGGCCGCTGGGAGCTGGGGGCCGCAGCACCGGCGGATGCCGGTCGCCTGCTCGGTGCCGGTCTCATCCTCGCCGCAGGCACGGCGGTCGTCCCGCTGCTGTTCGGGCTCGCACCGCTGACCAGCGCATTCTGGGAGTGGGAGATCCCCGGTATCGGCCACATCGAGTTCGTCACCTCGACCATCTTCGACATCGGCGTGTACCTCGTCGTGATCGGCCTCGTGCTCGACGTGCTGCGCAGCCTCGGCGCCGAGGTCGACCGGCAGGCTCAGCAGATGCACGCCAGGGGGGTGAGCATCTGA
- a CDS encoding Na+/H+ antiporter subunit D, with translation MSALVPLLVALPLLGAAITLVFGRSPRLQVFVTVATLTAVAIIAAVLLVVVDGGTPIAVSVGGWPVPFGIILYVDRLAALLVLISSIVLVAVLLFSIGQGAADGTDETPISIFNPSYLILAAGIFNAFIAGDLFNLYVGFEILLVASYVLITLGSTESRIRTGAVYIVVSLVSSILFLAAIAMIYGALGTVNMAQIAERMSELPQDTQLVLHLMLVAAFGIKAAIFPVSFWLPDSYPTAPAPVTAVFAGLLTKVGVYALIRTETQLFASNDINLLLLIIALATMIVGVLGAVAQAELKRILSFTLVSHVGYMIFGLAIATPAAIGATVYYIVHHIVVQTTLFLAVGLIERRAGSTSILRVKGLLKAAPLLAVLYFVPAINLGGLPPFSGFIGKYALFEAAASVGTPIMMVLIFGGILTSLLTLYALMRAWNLAFWREEEDSTETDGRVSYLGNAPAADEYQERRRIPKIMTVATGGMVTITLALTVFAGPLYALCTSIGESLLEPVNLIQLEEEVGP, from the coding sequence GTGAGCGCGCTCGTCCCGCTTCTCGTCGCCCTCCCGCTGCTGGGCGCCGCGATCACGCTGGTGTTCGGTCGCAGCCCGCGTCTGCAGGTCTTCGTGACGGTCGCCACTCTCACCGCGGTCGCCATCATCGCGGCCGTGCTGCTCGTCGTCGTCGACGGGGGAACGCCCATCGCCGTGTCGGTCGGTGGATGGCCGGTGCCGTTCGGCATCATCCTCTACGTCGATCGCCTGGCCGCCCTGCTCGTGCTCATCTCGAGCATCGTGCTCGTCGCCGTCCTCCTCTTCTCGATCGGTCAGGGTGCCGCAGACGGCACGGACGAGACGCCGATCTCGATCTTCAACCCGTCGTACCTCATCCTCGCCGCCGGAATCTTCAACGCGTTCATCGCCGGCGACCTGTTCAACCTCTACGTCGGGTTCGAGATCCTGCTCGTGGCGTCGTACGTGCTGATCACGCTGGGCAGCACGGAATCCCGCATCCGCACCGGGGCCGTGTACATCGTCGTCTCCCTGGTCTCGTCGATCCTGTTCCTCGCCGCGATCGCCATGATCTACGGGGCGCTGGGCACCGTGAACATGGCCCAGATCGCCGAGCGGATGAGCGAGCTGCCGCAGGACACGCAGCTCGTCCTCCACCTCATGCTCGTGGCGGCGTTCGGCATCAAAGCGGCGATCTTCCCCGTCTCGTTCTGGCTCCCGGACTCCTACCCGACCGCGCCGGCACCGGTCACGGCGGTGTTCGCCGGTCTGCTCACGAAGGTCGGCGTCTACGCGCTCATCCGCACCGAGACGCAGCTCTTCGCGAGCAATGACATCAACCTGCTCCTGCTGATCATCGCCCTGGCGACCATGATCGTCGGCGTGCTCGGCGCCGTGGCGCAGGCCGAGCTCAAACGGATCCTGTCGTTCACCCTCGTCAGTCACGTTGGTTACATGATCTTCGGTCTCGCGATCGCGACACCGGCGGCCATCGGCGCCACCGTGTACTACATCGTCCACCACATCGTCGTGCAGACGACCCTGTTCCTCGCGGTCGGGTTGATCGAGCGCAGAGCCGGCAGCACCTCCATCCTCCGGGTGAAGGGGCTGCTGAAAGCCGCACCTCTCCTCGCGGTGCTCTACTTCGTCCCTGCCATCAACCTCGGCGGCCTGCCACCTTTCTCCGGGTTCATCGGGAAGTACGCGCTGTTCGAGGCGGCGGCATCCGTCGGAACCCCGATCATGATGGTGCTGATCTTCGGCGGCATCCTCACATCCCTGCTGACCCTGTACGCGCTGATGCGCGCATGGAACCTCGCCTTCTGGCGCGAGGAGGAGGACTCCACCGAGACGGACGGACGCGTCTCCTACCTCGGCAACGCGCCGGCGGCCGACGAGTACCAGGAGCGTCGCCGGATCCCGAAGATCATGACCGTCGCCACCGGGGGCATGGTCACCATCACCCTCGCTCTGACCGTCTTCGCCGGACCGCTGTACGCACTGTGCACGAGCATCGGTGAGTCCCTCCTCGAACCGGTCAACCTCATCCAGCTGGAAGAGGAGGTGGGACCGTGA
- the mnhG gene encoding monovalent cation/H(+) antiporter subunit G, giving the protein MNVFDFVIPDAVIDVAVLVLILLGAILCLSASVGLLRFRAVPSRLHAATKPQVLGLIFICLAIALSQRSVTGVLLGLALVAPVVLMQFATAPLSAHIVGRQAYRNGTSEERTLVVDELADSTQTPPGAG; this is encoded by the coding sequence ATGAACGTGTTCGATTTCGTCATCCCCGACGCCGTGATCGACGTCGCCGTGCTCGTGCTCATCCTGCTCGGAGCGATCCTCTGCCTGTCCGCCTCGGTGGGACTGCTGCGCTTCCGCGCCGTGCCGTCGCGGCTCCACGCGGCCACCAAGCCGCAGGTGCTCGGGCTCATCTTCATCTGCCTGGCGATCGCGCTGTCGCAGCGGTCGGTCACCGGCGTGCTGTTGGGGCTGGCGCTCGTGGCCCCCGTCGTGCTGATGCAGTTCGCGACGGCGCCGCTCTCCGCGCACATCGTGGGGCGCCAGGCCTACCGCAACGGCACCTCGGAGGAGCGCACGCTCGTCGTCGACGAGCTCGCCGACTCCACGCAGACCCCGCCCGGCGCCGGCTGA
- the nucS gene encoding endonuclease NucS — MRLVIARCSVDYTGRLNAHLPLATRLLVHKGDGSLLVHSDGGSYKPLNWMSPPCTLVTEEPGEEEASAGVIDVWRVTHKKTGDALRVQIYEVLHDSSHELGIDPGLQKDGVEADLQRLLAEQVSLVAEGATLVRREYPTAIGPVDLLVRDASGAAIAVEIKRRGDIDGVEQLTRYLELLGRDPHLAPVQGVFAAQEIKPQARVLAEDRGIRCLVLDYDEMKGIESGIPRLF; from the coding sequence GTGCGTCTCGTCATCGCCCGCTGCTCCGTGGACTACACCGGACGGCTCAACGCCCACCTGCCCCTCGCCACCCGCCTGCTCGTCCACAAGGGCGACGGCAGTCTTCTGGTGCACTCCGACGGCGGCAGCTACAAGCCGCTGAACTGGATGAGCCCGCCGTGCACCCTCGTCACCGAGGAGCCGGGCGAGGAGGAGGCGAGCGCCGGTGTCATCGACGTGTGGCGCGTGACGCACAAGAAGACCGGCGACGCGCTGCGCGTGCAGATCTACGAGGTGCTGCACGACTCGTCCCACGAACTCGGCATCGACCCCGGTCTGCAGAAGGACGGCGTCGAAGCGGATCTGCAGCGTCTGCTCGCCGAGCAGGTCTCGCTCGTCGCCGAGGGGGCGACGCTCGTGCGTCGCGAGTACCCGACGGCCATCGGGCCCGTCGACCTCCTCGTGCGGGACGCGTCCGGTGCGGCGATCGCGGTCGAGATCAAGCGCCGCGGTGACATCGACGGCGTCGAACAGCTCACGCGCTACCTCGAGCTCCTCGGACGGGATCCGCACCTCGCGCCCGTTCAGGGCGTCTTCGCCGCCCAGGAGATCAAGCCGCAGGCGCGCGTGCTCGCCGAGGATCGCGGCATCCGCTGCCTCGTCCTGGACTACGACGAGATGAAGGGCATCGAGTCGGGGATCCCTCGGCTGTTCTGA
- a CDS encoding LacI family DNA-binding transcriptional regulator → MAAVPESHRATLADVAREAGVAISTASVVFSGKTKVSDSTRERVLAAAADLGYTGPDPMAASLRRGRSGIIAVVLEGQLRAAFLDPATIPMMDGLTDGIASLGAGLLLLRDEPGEGGVSPLTTAPVDAAVLVGCSGRTRASLEVLRSRGLPVVVIEGDAGEGIPQITLDNREAAAELARHVRALGHTDVVSVTLPPDSLRERGEVTQERLAAATVEVTVDRLSGVRSVYPGARAVSAAASSIDEGLIAGRALLADEVNRPTAVLAQSDLLAVGVIRAAEELGLRVPEDLSVAGFDGVRVDGIGDHVLTTMVQPAEEKGRAAGEQVARMLRGETPTSLHLTCRFRAGTTTAPIA, encoded by the coding sequence ATGGCCGCCGTTCCCGAGTCGCACCGAGCGACGCTCGCCGACGTCGCTCGGGAAGCCGGCGTGGCGATATCGACGGCATCCGTCGTCTTCAGCGGCAAGACGAAGGTCTCCGACAGCACGCGCGAGCGCGTCCTCGCCGCCGCGGCAGACCTGGGGTACACCGGTCCTGATCCGATGGCCGCATCGCTGCGGCGGGGGCGGAGCGGCATCATCGCCGTCGTCCTCGAGGGACAGCTGCGCGCGGCCTTCCTCGACCCGGCCACCATCCCGATGATGGACGGACTGACCGACGGCATCGCCTCACTCGGCGCCGGCCTCCTGCTCCTGCGTGACGAGCCGGGGGAAGGCGGCGTCTCGCCACTGACGACGGCGCCGGTCGATGCGGCAGTGCTCGTCGGCTGCTCGGGACGCACGCGCGCGTCCCTGGAGGTCCTGCGCAGCCGAGGGCTGCCGGTCGTCGTCATCGAAGGCGACGCCGGCGAGGGCATCCCGCAGATCACGCTCGACAACAGGGAGGCGGCCGCCGAACTCGCCCGTCACGTCCGCGCGCTCGGCCACACCGATGTCGTCTCGGTCACCCTGCCGCCGGACTCCCTCCGCGAACGCGGCGAGGTCACGCAGGAGCGCCTTGCCGCAGCGACCGTCGAGGTCACCGTCGACCGGCTCAGCGGGGTCCGCTCGGTCTACCCCGGCGCGCGAGCCGTCTCCGCGGCGGCGAGTTCCATCGACGAGGGGCTCATCGCAGGGCGGGCTCTGCTCGCCGATGAGGTGAACAGGCCGACAGCGGTGCTCGCGCAGAGCGACCTTCTCGCCGTCGGCGTGATCCGCGCGGCGGAGGAGCTCGGTCTTCGCGTGCCGGAGGATCTCAGCGTCGCCGGGTTCGACGGAGTCCGCGTCGACGGCATCGGCGACCACGTCCTGACGACCATGGTCCAACCGGCGGAGGAGAAGGGACGCGCGGCGGGGGAGCAGGTGGCCCGGATGCTGCGCGGCGAGACGCCGACGTCCCTGCACCTCACCTGCCGGTTCCGCGCCGGGACGACGACGGCGCCCATCGCCTGA
- a CDS encoding DUF559 domain-containing protein yields the protein MDTQAMAERIAATYAPVVHSRAELLENGSSTRDITRAVRAGALVRLRRDHYAHPDIDPAVAEAVRVGGRVACVTVLQMLGVFVLRAAGIHMHLHPHMSRIRPRLAPTTVMHWTSRAGEATARHIVSLREAVRQSVTCQEPRAVIATLDSLLHLRLVTCAQLEELFAELPRRLHPILRLVDGSAESGPETYMRLILRTLGVRFQTQVAVSGVGRVDFVVEGWLIIECDSRKFHEGWTAQAADRARDIAAARLGYTTIRPLASDILFDSAGVREQIVDIIGAFGRRGRRRRRS from the coding sequence ATGGACACACAGGCGATGGCAGAGCGGATCGCGGCCACCTACGCTCCCGTGGTGCATAGCCGAGCGGAGTTGCTGGAGAACGGGAGCTCCACACGCGACATCACTCGGGCCGTGCGCGCCGGTGCGCTCGTGCGGCTGCGGCGAGACCACTACGCGCATCCCGACATCGACCCGGCGGTGGCGGAGGCCGTGCGCGTGGGGGGACGCGTGGCGTGCGTCACCGTCCTGCAGATGCTCGGGGTGTTCGTGCTGAGGGCTGCGGGGATCCACATGCACCTGCACCCGCACATGTCCCGAATCCGTCCTCGGCTGGCGCCCACGACGGTCATGCACTGGACGAGTCGCGCAGGCGAGGCGACCGCGCGGCACATCGTGTCCTTGCGGGAAGCGGTGCGCCAGTCCGTGACCTGTCAGGAGCCGAGGGCCGTCATCGCCACCCTCGACAGCCTCCTGCACCTCCGCCTCGTCACGTGCGCGCAACTCGAGGAGCTGTTCGCCGAGCTTCCACGCCGACTGCACCCGATACTGCGGCTGGTGGACGGTTCGGCCGAATCAGGGCCCGAGACCTACATGCGGCTGATCCTTCGCACGCTCGGCGTTCGCTTTCAGACGCAGGTCGCCGTCTCCGGCGTCGGGCGGGTCGATTTCGTCGTCGAGGGGTGGCTCATCATCGAGTGTGACAGCAGGAAGTTCCATGAAGGCTGGACCGCCCAGGCGGCGGATCGGGCGCGCGACATCGCGGCGGCGCGACTCGGGTACACCACGATCAGACCTCTCGCGTCGGACATCCTTTTCGACTCGGCCGGCGTTCGGGAGCAGATCGTCGACATCATCGGTGCCTTCGGCCGTCGGGGGCGTCGCCGTCGGCGGTCATAA
- a CDS encoding MFS transporter yields the protein MDSPLTRAQYVRWRNAVFAIFLASGVSIATWAARVPDIKLALDIHNAQIGLLLLGMGIASIIGISTGPAVMARTGARRGMLTMMITLAVGLALIGVGTTLLASFPVVVIGLVLFGLGNGSLDVMMNVEATAIEQEAGRTILPLFHAFFSFGTVIGAGVGWAATTWHVSVVLHTSVMALAILIAAFVCIANVPDREAVLDPEASGEKPHWRERMHVALSAWREPRTYALGVVMLGMAFAEGGANDWLALGTAEDHGGGTAMGAAALTVFSVCMTAVRIFGGPLVDRFGRVVVLRVLAAAAASGILLFILAPSLPFVFVGAALWGIGASLGFPLGMSAAADDPTKAAARVSAAATIGYVAFLGGPPILGVISEQIGLLNTLFILVALVVASGLFSGAARPLKEEPETVATK from the coding sequence ATGGATTCCCCCCTCACACGCGCGCAGTACGTCCGCTGGCGCAACGCGGTCTTCGCGATCTTCCTCGCCAGCGGCGTCTCGATCGCGACGTGGGCCGCACGCGTCCCGGACATCAAACTCGCCCTCGACATCCACAACGCGCAGATCGGGCTGCTGCTGCTCGGCATGGGGATCGCGTCGATCATCGGCATCTCGACGGGCCCTGCGGTCATGGCCCGCACGGGTGCGCGCCGCGGGATGCTGACGATGATGATCACTCTGGCGGTCGGGCTCGCCCTCATCGGAGTGGGAACGACGCTGCTCGCATCGTTCCCGGTCGTCGTCATCGGGCTCGTGCTGTTCGGGCTCGGCAACGGCAGCCTCGACGTCATGATGAACGTCGAGGCCACGGCCATCGAGCAGGAGGCCGGCCGGACGATCCTGCCGCTGTTCCACGCATTCTTCAGCTTCGGCACCGTGATCGGCGCCGGCGTCGGCTGGGCGGCGACCACCTGGCACGTGTCCGTCGTCCTCCACACGTCGGTGATGGCACTCGCGATCCTCATCGCCGCCTTCGTGTGCATCGCGAACGTGCCCGATCGCGAGGCCGTCCTCGACCCCGAGGCGTCGGGGGAGAAGCCGCACTGGCGCGAGCGGATGCACGTCGCCCTGTCCGCCTGGCGGGAGCCGCGGACCTATGCGCTCGGCGTCGTGATGCTCGGCATGGCCTTCGCCGAGGGCGGAGCCAATGACTGGTTGGCCCTCGGCACCGCGGAGGACCATGGCGGTGGCACGGCCATGGGCGCCGCCGCACTGACGGTGTTCTCCGTGTGCATGACGGCGGTGCGCATCTTCGGAGGCCCGCTCGTCGATCGTTTCGGCCGCGTCGTCGTGCTGCGCGTGCTCGCGGCGGCCGCCGCATCGGGAATCCTGCTGTTCATCCTCGCGCCGAGCCTGCCCTTCGTGTTCGTCGGAGCCGCCCTCTGGGGGATCGGCGCGTCGCTGGGCTTCCCGCTGGGCATGTCCGCCGCAGCAGACGACCCGACCAAGGCGGCGGCGCGGGTGAGCGCCGCCGCGACGATCGGCTACGTCGCCTTCCTCGGCGGTCCCCCGATCCTCGGCGTCATCAGCGAGCAGATCGGCCTGCTCAACACCCTGTTCATCCTCGTCGCCCTCGTCGTCGCATCCGGGCTCTTCTCGGGAGCCGCGCGACCGCTGAAGGAGGAGCCGGAGACCGTCGCGACGAAGTAG